Part of the Bacillota bacterium genome, GGGCGCTGCCGAAGCTGCCGGAGGATCTTCGGGCCATGGTGGATCTTTTGGAGCGGGTGGCCACCCAGGACATCGAGCGGGATCCCGACGGGACGGTGCGCCTGAAGCGGGGGGTGGCCAAGGACCGGGTCATCTCGGTGGTCGACCCCGAGATGCGCCACGGCCACAAGACGGCCTCCAACCGGGCGGACGGCTACAAGGCCCACGTCATGACGGGCGGGACGCAGCACCAGCTGGTGACCGCCGTCGAGGTGACACCCGCCAACGCGCCGGACGATGCGAAGCTCGAGGCCATGCTGGAGGAGCAGGACCAAAACGGCCGCCGGCCTCCGGAGGTGCTGGGCGACTCGGCCTACTTCGACGTGGCGCGAAGCCAGCGCCAGGCCGAGAAGGGCACTCAGATCGTGGCCAAGGCACCCCCATCGGTCAACCGGGAGGGGTGCTTCCCTAAGGAGGCCTTCCGGCTGGATGCCGAAGCGGGCACCCTGACTTGTCCGGGCGGGCAGAGCGTGCGCTTCGACCCGGCCCGGCTGGAAGCCCACCGGGAGTTTGTCATGAGCTTTCCGGCGGAGGCCTGCCAGGCCTGTCCGCTCAAGGCTGGTTGCACCCCGGCAGCCGCCCGCCACGTCACCCTCCATGCCTATGAGGTGGCGTTGCGGGAGGCCCGGGCGATCCAGAAAACGTCGGCCTTCCGGGAGCGCTACCGGCTGCGGTCCCGCATCGAGCGCATCGTGCGGCAGCTCAAGACCCACGGTGCCCGAAAGGCGCGCTACTGGGGTCAGATCAAGGTGCGCTTCCAGCTCCTGCTGGCGGCGGTTAACCACAACGTCAAGGCCGTGATGGCCGCCGGGCCCCCCTTGGGGGAGGTCTGCCCAGCATGAGGGAAAAGGTGGAAGAAAAGGCAGAAACA contains:
- a CDS encoding transposase, whose protein sequence is RFLQHGLGEAMLEQTLASAKAAGLFSPERSQIVDSFLIHGGAAVQDTYTLIRKGVVRVLAVAKLHELETELSGVLKRTDYAQPGKPRIDWDDPEARRQLLQELVDDALALVARARALPKLPEDLRAMVDLLERVATQDIERDPDGTVRLKRGVAKDRVISVVDPEMRHGHKTASNRADGYKAHVMTGGTQHQLVTAVEVTPANAPDDAKLEAMLEEQDQNGRRPPEVLGDSAYFDVARSQRQAEKGTQIVAKAPPSVNREGCFPKEAFRLDAEAGTLTCPGGQSVRFDPARLEAHREFVMSFPAEACQACPLKAGCTPAAARHVTLHAYEVALREARAIQKTSAFRERYRLRSRIERIVRQLKTHGARKARYWGQIKVRFQLLLAAVNHNVKAVMAAGPPLGEVCPA